One Tamlana carrageenivorans genomic region harbors:
- a CDS encoding DUF4870 domain-containing protein produces the protein MEDKQQKNIATFIHLSSFTRFIFPFGNFLGPLILWLSNRDKSEFIDKNGKQIINFQISILLYAIIIACIAIPFFLLSIFGNIAFSNFEGIELYIHEPSVIIFTALGLGVIAIVAFVLELVLIIIASLKARDGEIYKYPLTIQFLK, from the coding sequence ATGGAAGATAAACAACAAAAAAATATTGCCACATTTATTCACTTATCATCATTTACCAGATTTATTTTTCCTTTCGGAAATTTTCTAGGGCCTTTAATATTATGGCTATCCAATAGAGATAAATCCGAATTTATTGATAAGAATGGTAAACAAATCATCAATTTCCAAATTAGCATCTTGCTTTATGCAATCATTATAGCGTGTATTGCTATTCCGTTTTTTCTGTTGTCCATTTTTGGCAATATCGCCTTCAGTAATTTTGAAGGTATTGAGCTCTATATCCATGAACCCTCCGTGATCATATTCACAGCATTAGGCTTAGGTGTTATAGCGATCGTGGCTTTCGTATTGGAACTGGTGTTAATTATTATTGCTAGTCTCAAAGCCAGAGATGGCGAAATTTATAAATATCCTTTAACCATTCAATTTTTAAAATAA
- a CDS encoding head GIN domain-containing protein: MSTLIKIIVSTVLSFMLLSCNLDISPGERGNGHVTTETRPTNAAFSTIKAAEGLDVYLTQSDEVSITVEADENLQELILTEIQDGVLKIHTKHNIGKSTSKKVRVHFKNISEIISSSGSDVNGTNTINAETLSLKSSSGSDMELEVNTQTLQCKSSSGSDLKLSGKTVNLLAEASSGSAIKAADLFAETTDAKASSGADITVNSSNSLIAKASSGGDINYFGNPEKVEKSNNPSGSIKQK; the protein is encoded by the coding sequence ATGAGCACTTTAATCAAAATCATTGTAAGCACAGTATTAAGCTTCATGCTTCTTTCTTGTAATCTCGACATCAGTCCTGGAGAACGAGGTAATGGCCATGTAACCACCGAAACCCGCCCTACTAACGCAGCCTTTTCAACCATAAAAGCGGCCGAGGGTTTGGATGTTTATTTAACCCAAAGTGACGAAGTAAGCATTACGGTAGAGGCCGACGAGAACCTTCAAGAGCTTATTTTAACCGAAATTCAAGACGGGGTTTTAAAAATACACACCAAACACAATATTGGTAAATCTACCTCTAAAAAAGTAAGGGTGCATTTTAAAAACATATCTGAAATTATATCATCAAGCGGCAGTGATGTTAACGGTACTAATACGATAAACGCTGAAACATTAAGCCTAAAGTCAAGCAGCGGAAGTGATATGGAGCTTGAAGTGAACACCCAGACTCTACAGTGTAAATCGTCAAGCGGATCGGACCTCAAACTCTCTGGAAAAACCGTAAACCTATTGGCTGAAGCCTCAAGCGGAAGCGCTATAAAAGCAGCCGATTTATTTGCTGAAACTACAGACGCCAAAGCCTCGAGCGGAGCAGACATTACTGTAAACTCTTCTAATTCATTAATCGCCAAAGCCTCAAGTGGTGGAGATATTAATTATTTTGGAAACCCTGAAAAAGTAGAAAAAAGCAATAATCCTTCTGGAAGTATTAAGCAGAAATAG
- a CDS encoding PadR family transcriptional regulator gives MKIENTKAQMRKGVLEFCILSVLKDEDAYVAEILSTLKDAKLLVVEGTIYPLLTRLKNADLLSYRWEESTSGPPRKYYGLTETGKLFLEELSSTWNELQNAVNIVTSQKNNTNE, from the coding sequence ATGAAAATAGAAAACACAAAAGCCCAAATGCGCAAAGGCGTTTTAGAGTTTTGCATTCTATCGGTCTTAAAAGATGAAGATGCCTACGTGGCCGAAATTTTAAGCACTTTAAAAGATGCCAAACTTCTTGTGGTAGAAGGTACCATTTACCCTTTGCTTACCAGACTTAAAAACGCCGATCTTTTAAGTTACCGATGGGAGGAGTCTACCTCTGGCCCACCTAGAAAATACTACGGTTTAACAGAAACAGGAAAACTGTTTTTAGAAGAACTTAGTAGTACTTGGAATGAACTTCAAAACGCAGTAAACATCGTAACAAGCCAAAAAAACAACACCAATGAATAA
- a CDS encoding NUDIX hydrolase codes for MIIGYNPEDKVYLAVDCIIFGFDNEDLKVLLIQRDFEPEQGKWSLMGGFLKQNETLDDAAARVLHRLTGVHDIYLEQLYTFSEVDRDPVARTISTSYYAIINIEKYNEKISKKTNAKWFSLSEVPQLIFDHDDMLDKAIKRLRRRTSINPIGFELLPEKFTMRQLQKLYEAILNKELDKRNFVNKINSMDVLIKLKEKDMSSSTKGSFLYIFNEEQYNAKQDNHFYLKL; via the coding sequence ATGATTATAGGTTATAACCCTGAAGATAAAGTATATTTAGCAGTAGACTGCATTATTTTCGGATTTGACAATGAAGACCTAAAGGTCTTATTAATTCAAAGAGACTTTGAACCCGAACAAGGTAAATGGTCGCTAATGGGGGGGTTTTTAAAGCAAAATGAGACTTTGGACGATGCTGCAGCCAGAGTTTTACATCGGCTAACAGGTGTTCATGACATATACCTTGAACAGCTTTATACTTTTAGTGAAGTGGATCGTGATCCTGTAGCACGTACTATTTCGACCTCGTACTATGCTATTATTAATATTGAAAAATACAACGAAAAAATAAGCAAAAAGACAAACGCTAAATGGTTTAGTTTATCTGAAGTACCTCAGCTTATTTTTGACCATGATGATATGCTTGATAAAGCTATAAAAAGACTACGCAGAAGGACTTCTATTAATCCCATTGGTTTTGAATTACTTCCCGAAAAATTTACCATGCGTCAATTACAAAAACTTTACGAAGCGATTTTAAATAAAGAGTTAGATAAACGCAACTTTGTAAATAAAATTAATTCTATGGATGTGCTTATTAAATTGAAAGAAAAGGATATGAGCTCATCAACAAAAGGATCTTTTTTATATATTTTTAATGAAGAGCAATACAATGCCAAACAGGATAATCACTTCTATTTGAAACTTTAA
- a CDS encoding SDR family oxidoreductase — translation MNLFNLKDQVILITGAAGVLGNSMAGYLLTNGATVIVLHYKQKTVDETVNDLKTISDKVDGFVCNVVDKVSLQEVCDAIMNKYQKIDVLINAAGGNMPGATIGPDQSFFDIDMDDFKKVVDLNLFGSIVPSIVFGKEMVKKGTGVIINISSMASDRAITRVAGYSASKAAIDNYTKWLSVELATKYGDGLRVNAIAPGFFIGKQNRTLLLKDDGTFTDRGHTIIQNTPMKRFGEANELHGAVHFLSSDASKFVTGIVIPVDGGFSAFSGV, via the coding sequence ATGAACTTATTTAACTTAAAAGACCAGGTAATCCTTATCACTGGAGCTGCTGGCGTATTAGGAAATAGTATGGCGGGCTATTTGCTTACAAATGGTGCAACTGTAATTGTTTTGCATTATAAACAAAAAACGGTTGATGAAACTGTAAATGACCTCAAGACCATTAGTGATAAAGTTGATGGTTTTGTCTGTAATGTTGTGGACAAAGTGAGTTTACAAGAAGTTTGTGATGCCATTATGAACAAATACCAAAAGATTGATGTTTTAATTAATGCCGCCGGGGGAAACATGCCTGGTGCTACCATTGGGCCCGATCAATCGTTTTTCGATATTGATATGGACGATTTTAAAAAAGTAGTAGATTTAAATCTCTTTGGAAGTATCGTACCTTCTATAGTTTTCGGTAAAGAAATGGTTAAAAAAGGAACAGGTGTTATTATTAATATCTCCTCTATGGCATCTGATAGAGCGATTACGCGCGTGGCTGGATATTCGGCATCTAAAGCGGCAATCGATAATTATACCAAGTGGTTATCGGTTGAATTGGCTACAAAATATGGAGATGGATTACGTGTAAATGCCATTGCACCAGGGTTTTTTATAGGAAAGCAGAACAGAACTTTATTGTTAAAGGATGATGGAACTTTTACCGATCGTGGTCATACGATCATTCAAAATACTCCTATGAAGCGCTTTGGAGAAGCAAACGAATTACATGGAGCTGTACACTTTTTAAGCTCAGATGCTTCAAAGTTTGTAACCGGAATTGTAATCCCTGTTGATGGCGGCTTTAGTGCTTTTAGCGGGGTTTAA
- a CDS encoding LexA family transcriptional regulator — translation MDKPLMLNKIKSHLNIKTNKDFAEFLEIKPTNLSMWYKRNTFDTELLFKKCEFLNADWLLSGEGSMLKPSREVPEASAQVSSNNNGIPLLPLEAFAGLGDAGIAGVPFDVIEERYEVPLFKQVKVDFMLPVRGSSMYPKYSSGDVVACRLITELLFVQWNKVHVIDSISQGIIMKRLKKGLKEDHVLCKSDNKEYDEFEIPRSDIRNIALVVGVIRLE, via the coding sequence ATGGATAAACCATTGATGCTTAATAAGATAAAGAGCCATTTAAATATTAAAACGAATAAAGATTTTGCTGAGTTCTTAGAGATAAAACCAACAAATCTATCGATGTGGTATAAAAGAAATACATTCGACACTGAACTATTATTCAAAAAATGTGAATTTTTAAATGCTGATTGGTTATTATCCGGTGAAGGTTCCATGCTAAAACCTTCCAGAGAAGTTCCAGAAGCAAGCGCTCAGGTTAGCAGCAACAATAATGGCATCCCTTTATTGCCTTTAGAGGCTTTTGCTGGACTAGGTGACGCAGGTATTGCTGGTGTACCGTTTGATGTTATTGAAGAACGGTATGAGGTTCCGCTTTTTAAACAAGTAAAGGTGGATTTTATGCTACCTGTTCGTGGCAGTAGTATGTATCCCAAATATTCTAGCGGCGATGTTGTAGCCTGCCGCCTAATCACCGAGTTGCTATTTGTGCAATGGAATAAAGTGCATGTTATAGACTCCATAAGCCAAGGCATTATTATGAAACGATTAAAAAAAGGCCTTAAAGAAGATCATGTTTTATGCAAATCGGACAATAAAGAGTATGATGAGTTTGAAATACCACGATCGGACATTAGAAACATAGCCCTAGTTGTAGGCGTAATTAGACTAGAGTAA
- a CDS encoding PspC domain-containing protein, giving the protein MNKTVNINLGGIFFHIDEDAYLKLQGYLESIKRSLANSQGSDEIIADIEARIAELFNERLQNNKQVIRLREVDEIISIMGQPEDYVVDEEIFEDDPSTNQNKSTRSKKLFRDPDNSYISGVSSGLAHYFGIDAIWVRLAWILLVFGAGTGVLLYILLWILVPEAKTTAEKIMMTGEPVNISNIEKKIKDGFDNVSQVAKNVSDSVSKAAKNVDLKKGTNSIKSTSKTFFDSLADAVMILLKIFAKFIGILLIIIGASTLIALVIGLFSMGVADIIHIPGLDNLDLVNVGNTPIWLVSLAIFFAVGIPFFFLFYLGLKILINNLKSIGNIAKFTLLGLWILSIITLVIFGIRQASEHAFEESYIKKNELFIKANDTLMVKMTHSDKFNSSFSRDDFKLAHDDNGNKIMYSSDVRIMVKSTSDTVATLSIIKSANGRNYETAIARAKNINYHYEVKNKTLLLDAFLTTDIKNKYNDQEVDIILYLPENTVVYFSSNTEDFIRHNNHEGHLISDKNTNHFIRIMDNNSKCLDCPDEDFNVEVDTPEVKIDSDGIKVESDEVKINISSKGIEIKSDQ; this is encoded by the coding sequence ATGAATAAAACAGTAAACATAAATTTAGGAGGTATATTTTTTCATATTGATGAAGACGCCTACTTAAAACTCCAGGGTTATTTGGAGTCTATAAAACGCTCGTTAGCAAACTCGCAAGGTAGCGATGAAATTATTGCCGACATTGAAGCGCGCATTGCAGAACTTTTTAACGAACGCTTACAAAACAACAAGCAAGTTATTAGGCTTAGAGAGGTGGATGAAATCATTTCCATCATGGGGCAACCTGAAGATTATGTGGTTGATGAAGAAATTTTTGAAGACGACCCGAGTACGAATCAAAATAAATCTACACGCTCTAAAAAATTATTTAGAGATCCCGACAACTCCTATATCAGTGGGGTATCGTCTGGATTAGCACACTATTTCGGTATTGATGCTATTTGGGTGAGATTGGCTTGGATTCTTTTAGTGTTTGGTGCAGGAACAGGCGTATTACTTTATATTTTACTGTGGATTTTAGTTCCTGAAGCCAAAACTACTGCCGAAAAAATTATGATGACTGGCGAGCCTGTTAACATTAGTAATATTGAAAAAAAAATAAAAGACGGCTTTGATAACGTCTCTCAAGTTGCCAAAAATGTATCCGATTCGGTTTCAAAAGCAGCTAAAAATGTAGACCTAAAAAAAGGCACAAATTCAATTAAATCGACGTCTAAAACATTTTTTGATAGTCTAGCCGATGCCGTTATGATCTTGCTTAAAATATTTGCTAAGTTCATAGGTATTTTACTTATTATCATTGGAGCCTCAACCTTAATTGCTCTTGTTATTGGCCTATTTTCTATGGGTGTAGCCGATATTATTCACATTCCAGGCTTAGACAATCTCGATCTTGTAAACGTAGGCAATACCCCAATCTGGTTGGTCTCACTTGCTATATTTTTTGCTGTAGGGATTCCGTTCTTTTTCTTGTTTTATTTAGGACTTAAAATTTTAATCAACAATTTAAAATCTATTGGAAACATTGCCAAATTTACCTTGCTAGGCCTTTGGATTCTATCCATAATCACCTTGGTTATTTTTGGTATCCGACAAGCAAGCGAGCACGCTTTCGAAGAAAGTTATATTAAAAAAAACGAGCTCTTTATTAAAGCGAACGACACTTTAATGGTTAAAATGACGCATAGCGATAAATTCAACTCTAGCTTTAGCCGCGATGATTTTAAACTGGCTCATGATGACAACGGCAATAAGATTATGTATTCATCTGATGTTCGTATTATGGTAAAATCGACTTCCGATACCGTAGCCACACTTTCAATTATAAAAAGTGCCAACGGAAGAAACTATGAAACGGCTATAGCACGAGCAAAAAACATCAATTATCATTATGAAGTTAAAAACAAAACCTTGCTCCTAGATGCTTTTTTAACTACCGATATTAAAAATAAATACAACGATCAAGAAGTTGATATCATACTCTATCTACCAGAAAACACCGTGGTATATTTTAGTAGTAATACAGAAGACTTTATTAGACATAACAACCATGAAGGTCATTTGATATCTGACAAGAACACCAATCATTTTATCCGTATTATGGATAATAACTCGAAGTGTTTAGACTGTCCCGATGAAGATTTTAATGTTGAAGTCGACACCCCAGAAGTAAAAATTGACAGCGATGGCATTAAAGTCGAATCGGATGAAGTCAAAATCAATATTAGCAGTAAAGGCATCGAAATAAAATCTGATCAGTAA
- the uxuA gene encoding mannonate dehydratase, with the protein MTETFRWFGVNDPVTLLHIKQAGATGVVTALHHIANGEIWEVEEILKVKNAIEAHGFEWAFIESIPIHENIKLRKGDYLKRIAHYKQSLINVASCGIKKVCYNFMPVLDWTRTQLHWKLDDGSTALRFDKIEMAIFECYILKREDANLVYTTEVLQQAKQRFSEMCAKEKQQLEDNVLKGLPGTVDDLSIPVFKDMIAQYDSLSHADLKANLSYFLNEVIPVCEAHGIVMAIHPDDPPIDIMGLPRIIKSEQDLEDLIGFIDSPANGITFCTGSLGANPDNDLPKMIKKFAKRIHFLHLRNVRRETNGSFYEDNHLDGSTDMYEVVKAVLEVEKERQVQWPMRPDHGHQMLQDLDSNSAYSGYTAIGRLKGLAEIRGLALGISRSI; encoded by the coding sequence ATGACAGAAACATTTAGATGGTTCGGGGTAAACGATCCCGTAACCTTATTACATATAAAACAAGCTGGTGCAACTGGGGTTGTAACTGCTTTGCATCATATTGCAAATGGTGAAATTTGGGAAGTTGAAGAGATTTTAAAGGTGAAAAATGCTATCGAAGCGCATGGCTTTGAATGGGCTTTTATCGAAAGTATTCCCATTCATGAAAATATAAAGCTTCGAAAAGGCGATTATTTAAAACGTATAGCGCATTATAAACAAAGTTTAATTAACGTGGCTTCATGTGGTATTAAAAAGGTCTGTTATAATTTCATGCCAGTTTTAGATTGGACACGTACTCAATTGCATTGGAAACTGGATGATGGGAGTACAGCATTACGTTTTGATAAAATTGAAATGGCTATTTTTGAATGCTATATTTTGAAACGAGAAGATGCCAATTTGGTATATACCACAGAGGTATTACAGCAAGCTAAACAGCGTTTTTCTGAAATGTGTGCCAAAGAAAAACAGCAGCTAGAAGACAATGTGCTTAAAGGACTTCCTGGTACGGTTGATGATTTATCTATTCCGGTATTTAAGGACATGATCGCTCAGTACGACAGCTTATCGCACGCCGACTTAAAAGCTAATTTGTCCTACTTTTTAAATGAAGTTATTCCGGTTTGTGAGGCTCACGGCATTGTTATGGCTATTCATCCCGACGATCCGCCTATAGATATTATGGGTTTACCACGTATTATAAAGTCTGAACAAGATTTAGAGGATTTAATTGGGTTTATAGACAGCCCTGCCAATGGCATAACTTTCTGTACAGGATCGTTAGGGGCTAATCCAGACAATGATTTACCTAAAATGATTAAAAAGTTTGCAAAACGTATTCACTTTTTACACTTAAGAAATGTACGACGTGAAACCAATGGTAGTTTTTATGAAGATAATCATCTAGATGGTTCTACCGATATGTATGAGGTCGTAAAGGCAGTACTTGAGGTTGAAAAAGAAAGACAAGTACAGTGGCCTATGCGTCCCGATCACGGACACCAAATGTTACAAGATTTGGACTCCAATTCGGCATATTCAGGATACACGGCCATAGGACGTTTAAAAGGTTTGGCAGAAATACGCGGATTAGCACTTGGAATTTCAAGAAGTATCTAG
- a CDS encoding HAD family hydrolase: MDFSKVKLVVSDMDGTLLNPKGEVSARFFSQFEALKKHQVHFVAASGRQYQSILHKLDQIKDEISIIAENGGFMQHDNVSEVLLQLSKEDVQKCVEKLRTITGAYIVLCGKKAAYIETKDEVFIAKFSEYYKSYEVVDDITKVIDDEFLKIAVYHFESSETCILPVMKDMTHDLQVTISGKNWLDISHKESNKGYALSKLQNKLNVNSDETLVFGDYNNDLQMLGLGYFSYAMANAHPDVKKIARFETKSNADEGVETVLEKLILSKVG; encoded by the coding sequence ATGGATTTTTCAAAGGTAAAATTAGTAGTTTCAGATATGGACGGTACCTTACTTAACCCTAAAGGCGAAGTAAGTGCACGATTTTTTAGTCAGTTTGAAGCTTTAAAAAAACATCAGGTTCATTTTGTGGCTGCTAGTGGTAGACAGTACCAAAGTATTCTTCATAAACTAGACCAAATAAAAGATGAGATTTCCATTATAGCTGAAAATGGCGGGTTTATGCAACATGATAATGTTTCAGAGGTGTTGCTGCAATTATCTAAGGAAGATGTACAAAAATGTGTTGAAAAGCTGCGAACAATTACTGGAGCTTATATCGTTTTATGCGGAAAAAAAGCGGCTTATATTGAAACTAAGGATGAGGTATTTATAGCTAAATTCAGCGAATACTATAAGTCTTATGAGGTGGTGGATGATATCACCAAAGTAATTGATGATGAATTCCTCAAGATAGCGGTTTACCATTTTGAATCTTCTGAAACCTGCATTCTTCCTGTTATGAAAGATATGACTCACGATTTACAGGTTACGATTTCAGGAAAAAACTGGCTTGATATTTCTCATAAGGAGTCCAATAAAGGCTATGCATTATCCAAGCTTCAAAATAAATTGAATGTGAATTCAGATGAAACCTTAGTTTTTGGCGATTATAACAACGATTTACAAATGTTAGGATTAGGTTATTTCAGCTATGCTATGGCCAATGCGCATCCCGATGTGAAGAAAATAGCGCGTTTCGAGACTAAAAGTAATGCTGATGAAGGCGTGGAAACCGTGCTAGAAAAACTCATTCTGTCTAAGGTAGGATAG
- a CDS encoding ATP-binding protein: MQDNAEADELKLKRTLTVANIQSQKVKRVPWTGDFYQALGKPQDRGVWFIWGNSGSGKSSFLMQLAKALSKLGYKTLYNLCEEEPDDAEYIQRTTLFKMNEVQDCFYTQSYDYIELMIFLRKRQPPKVVIVDSIKDITTNWEEYLALKKLITKKNIILIIVGQAEGKNPRTEFEKSIRYNAKMKIFVSGYLAVCQGRTIGPNGGQYIIYQEGYDKLRGAS, encoded by the coding sequence ATGCAGGACAACGCAGAAGCCGATGAGCTAAAGCTAAAGCGTACCCTTACCGTTGCTAATATCCAAAGTCAGAAAGTGAAGCGTGTTCCGTGGACTGGTGATTTTTACCAAGCCCTAGGCAAACCGCAAGACCGAGGCGTTTGGTTCATCTGGGGAAACTCAGGCAGTGGTAAGAGTAGCTTTTTAATGCAGCTCGCAAAAGCCTTATCCAAATTAGGTTATAAAACGCTTTACAACCTATGCGAGGAAGAACCAGACGACGCCGAATACATTCAGCGTACCACCTTATTTAAAATGAACGAGGTACAGGATTGTTTTTATACACAAAGCTATGATTACATAGAGTTGATGATTTTTTTACGCAAACGCCAACCTCCAAAAGTGGTTATAGTCGATTCCATTAAAGACATTACCACCAACTGGGAAGAATACTTAGCCTTAAAAAAACTAATCACTAAAAAGAATATCATTTTAATAATTGTTGGTCAAGCTGAAGGTAAGAACCCCAGAACCGAGTTTGAAAAATCGATACGCTACAACGCTAAAATGAAAATTTTTGTGTCGGGTTACCTAGCAGTTTGCCAAGGTAGAACCATAGGCCCTAACGGTGGGCAATACATCATATACCAAGAAGGCTACGATAAACTTCGTGGCGCATCCTAA
- a CDS encoding AAA family ATPase, giving the protein MDKPTKQYIAQKLQEYIDLHGISQKMVSTRTGVRQEYVTAILKGVFTYDAGKGNTGNIPEHHFLKLADLIDYTMGKQYWINRNTPQLTQMIAVLSEAREHAYTRLIIGATGSGKSHAIDLYVKKHPADVFCVKVGSEDTLNILLDKVAKTLRVPIFKHKSMKIREISRALKALSMYNKKPQLIFDEAEYLKVSALCSIKEFYDYLDKYCSIVLIGTAQLTNQIDKLRKKDAKGIPQLYRRIKFGIRHLPNIDKSFKLFLNEIEDKDVVRFLRDQCDNYGELHDVLVPCLREADRLEVPLSLPLVERVLNIKQVELFV; this is encoded by the coding sequence ATGGACAAGCCTACAAAACAATACATAGCCCAAAAGCTACAAGAGTATATCGACCTACATGGAATATCTCAAAAAATGGTCTCTACCCGTACAGGGGTACGCCAAGAATATGTAACCGCTATCTTAAAAGGTGTGTTTACCTACGATGCCGGAAAAGGCAACACGGGTAATATACCAGAACACCACTTTTTAAAGCTGGCCGATCTAATAGATTACACCATGGGAAAACAATACTGGATTAACCGTAACACGCCCCAACTTACACAAATGATTGCTGTATTAAGCGAAGCCCGCGAGCATGCCTATACGCGCCTTATTATTGGTGCTACAGGATCAGGCAAATCTCATGCTATCGATTTGTATGTAAAAAAACATCCTGCCGATGTATTTTGTGTAAAAGTAGGAAGCGAGGATACGCTTAATATCTTATTAGACAAAGTGGCTAAAACCTTGCGTGTGCCTATTTTTAAGCATAAAAGCATGAAAATTCGCGAGATCTCCCGCGCATTAAAGGCCTTGTCGATGTACAATAAAAAGCCTCAGCTAATCTTTGACGAAGCCGAGTATTTAAAAGTATCCGCTTTATGCTCTATCAAAGAGTTTTACGATTATCTAGATAAGTATTGCAGTATTGTACTTATTGGTACAGCTCAACTTACCAATCAAATAGATAAGTTACGTAAAAAAGACGCCAAAGGCATTCCGCAGTTGTACCGCCGTATTAAATTCGGTATCCGACATTTACCCAATATTGATAAGTCATTTAAATTGTTTTTAAATGAAATTGAAGACAAGGACGTGGTGCGATTTCTACGCGATCAATGCGATAACTATGGCGAGCTGCACGATGTTCTGGTACCCTGTCTTCGCGAAGCCGATAGGTTAGAGGTGCCTCTGTCTCTGCCGTTAGTGGAGCGTGTGCTAAACATTAAGCAAGTAGAATTATTTGTTTAA